A window from Carassius carassius chromosome 40, fCarCar2.1, whole genome shotgun sequence encodes these proteins:
- the epc1a gene encoding enhancer of polycomb homolog 1 isoform X2 — protein sequence MVIPVPEAKSNITYYDSLYPGDFKMPKQLIHIQPFSLDTEQPDYDLDSEDEAFVNKLKKKLEVEALQFEEMIDRLEKGSGQQLVTLQEAKLLLKEDDDLIREVFEYWSRKRKLCKNVSLIPNIKQEKRDGSSTNDPYVAFRRRTEKMQTRKNRKNDEASYEKMLKLRRDLSRAVTILEMIKKREKSKRELLHLTLEVVEKRNAMPDFGSEVMAEALAMAKPVYKIPIIPFSSSSQYRHQDHIDFKDYKTRPEKIEVVRTKRKYEKKPKITPLSAPLHTVPSLFNPKDLNQYDFPSSDDEPFSQIHSGSSEAEEENEPDGAFAFRRKAGCVYHAPRLDQSGDWPWSGDTEGGSCDPRFRYSLTTLTIPRRCVGLARRRLGRGGRFLLDRAYSDLNGVFQSLDTDSEPDFSFPASPLHLQTTSQTVPSSSSSQSSSSSSSHTTYSDLRHILQNIKACRWRHFKPRTLTSQSGAGDVLSRRAFRGLMRGGAGLGGRTLGPPAVAFTAEQYQQHQEQLALMQKQQLEQIQQQANDTGSSQSLVSKTVDSVSAQFAASALMTSDQLLTLKVKEDGVGGGVNGVVQASGVYKGLSISATSSSQPTLTAAPPTFLSSTSNSNTSSAHTVHIPIGNHGNNTANSTSQVLIGNNLRLSVTTPSIGSLNARHLPRSLSNVPPTALKLTASNCQLPKVNTGENHEQEKQSLNSIAENTVAMEVT from the exons CTTTCAGTCTGGATACGGAGCAGCCGGACTACGATCTGGACTCGGAGGATGAGGCTTTCGTGAATAAGCTGAAAAAGAAGCTGGAGGTGGAGGCCCTGCAGTTCGAGGAGATGATTGACAGATTGGAGAAAGGCAGCGGACAGCAG CTGGTGACCCTACAGGAAGCGAAGCTTTTACTGAAGGAGGACGATGATCTTATCAGGGAGGTGTTTGAATACTGGAGCAGGAAGCGGAAACTGTGTAAAAATGTATCCCTCATCCCAAACATCAAGCAGGAAAAGCGGGATGGTTCCAGTACCAATGACCCCTATGTGGCCTTCAGGCGCAGGACTGAGAAGATGCAGACGAGAAAG AACCGTAAGAATGACGAGGCGTCCTATGAGAAGATGCTCAAACTAAGAAGGGACCTGAGTCGAGCCGTCACTATCCTGGAGATGATCAAGAAACGAGAAAAAAGCAAACGAGAGCTGCTTCATCTCACACTGGAGGTTGTGGAGAAGAG GAACGCCATGCCGGACTTTGGTTCAGAGGTGATGGCAGAAGCACTCGCTATGGCAAAACCTGTTTACAAGATTCCCATAATACCCTTCTCCAGCAGCAGTCAGTACCGCCACCAGGACCACATAGACTTCAAAGACTACAAAACCAGG CCTGAAAAGATAGAGGTGGTCAGAACAAAGAGGAAGTACGAGAAGAAGCCCAAAATCACACCACTCTCCGCCCCATTGCACACTGTCCCCTCCCTGTTTAACCCCAAAGACCTCAACCAGTACGACTTCCCCAGCTCTGATGACGAGCCCTTTTCACAG ATACATTCTGGTTCATCAGAGGCCGAGGAAGAGAACGAGCCCGATGGAGCGTTTGCCTTCAGGCGGAAAGCAGGATGTGTTTATCACGCT CCCCGTTTGGATCAGAGCGGCGATTGGCCCTGGTCTGGAGACACAGAAGGAGGGTCATGTGACCCGCGGTTTCGTTACTCCCTCACCACTCTCACCATTCCTCGCCGCTGTGTCGGGTTGGCACGCCGTCGGCTGGGACGGGGCGGCAG GTTTCTTCTGGACCGAGCTTATTCGGATTTAAATGGAGTATTCCAAAGTCTAGACACTGATTCCGAGCCGGACTTCTCCTTCCCTGCTTCCCCTCTCCACCTGCAAACCACTTCCCAGACCGTTCCCTCATCCTCTTCATCacagtcctcatcctcctcttcctctcatACCACTTATTCAGACCTGAGGCACATCCTCCAAAATATCAAAGCGTGCCGCTGGAGGCACTTTAAACCACGGACACTAACCAGCCAATCAGGCGCAGGGGATGTGCTGTCACGGAGAGCTTTTAGGGGGTTGATGAGGGGCGGTGCAGGGCTGGGTGGCAGGACACTGGGACCACCAGCAGTAG CGTTCACGGCTGAGCAGTATCAGCAGCATCAAGAACAGCTGGCCCTCATGCAGAAACAGCAGCTGGAGCAGATACAACAACAGGCCAATGACACCGGCTCGAGTCAG TCTCTTGTGTCCAAGACGGTGGACTCAGTCAGTGCCCAGTTTGCCGCTTCTGCACTCATGACCTCTGACCAGCTTTTGACCCTAAAGGTCAAAGAAGATGGTGTAGGAGGTGGAGTCAACGGGGTCGTCCAAGCTTCAG GAGTTTACAAGGGATTGAGCATCTCTGCCACATCCTCTAGCCAACCAACATTGACCGCTGCCCCGCCCACCTTCCTGTCCTCCACTAGCAACTCCAACACAAGCTCCGCCCACACGGTCCACATCCCTATAGGTAATCATGGTAACAACACAGCCAACTCCACCTCTCAGGTCCTGATCGGCAACAACCTACGACTCAGTGTCACCACGCCCTCTATCGGCAGTCTCAATGCCCGTCACCTTCCCAGAAGTCTCAGCAACGTGCCACCCACTGCCTTGAAGCTCACCGCCAGCAACTGTCAGCTCCCCAAAGTCAACACTGG